The following coding sequences lie in one Camelina sativa cultivar DH55 unplaced genomic scaffold, Cs unpScaffold00631, whole genome shotgun sequence genomic window:
- the LOC104773728 gene encoding zinc finger CCCH domain-containing protein 13-like has protein sequence MSDKKMPTRPGIPECSNYLLTGNCDLKECKYHHPMNTTPIESGLALNNKGLPLRPNQTVCPNFSRFGLCKSGQACKFDHSSSSGSKL, from the coding sequence atgTCTGACAAAAAAATGCCAACACGTCCAGGCATACCTGAATGCAGCAACTATCTTCTAACAGGAAACTGTGATCTGAAAGAATGCAAATACCATCACCCCATGAATACAACCCCGATAGAGTCTGGACTGGCCCTCAATAACAAAGGCTTACCGCTAAGACCTAATCAAACCGTTTGCCCAAATTTCAGTCGCTTCGGCCTTTGCAAATCCGGTCAAGCTTGTAAATTCGACCATTCATCATCCTCAGGTTccaaattatga
- the LOC104773729 gene encoding uncharacterized protein LOC104773729 encodes MGEFDIERVLVDTGSTVNVLFWRTLEKKGVTPEQVKPKTRTLTGYHGIAKMSMGDMKLQVRAGGVTRKTTFLVIDTPPIYNAILGAPWIYAMQAVPSTYNLCLKLPTTTRICTLYSDKRMA; translated from the coding sequence ATGGGCGAGTTCGACATCGAAAGAGTCCTGGTCGATACTGGAAGTACTGTTAATGTACTGTTCTGGCGAACACTAGAAAAAAAGGGCGTCACACCAGAGCAGGTGAAACCCAAGACTCGAACATTGACCGGCTATCATGGGATTGCTAAAATGTCCATGGGCGACATGAAACTACAAGTGCGAGCTGGAGGAGTAACCCGGAAGACTACATTTTTGGTCATCGATACGCCCCCAATTTACAACGCGATCCTGGGGGCACCATGGATATACGCTATGCAAGCCGTACCGTCCACCTACAATCTCTGCCTTAAATTACCGACTACCACAAGGATCTGCACGCTCTACAGCGATAAGAGAATGGCATGA
- the LOC104773731 gene encoding uncharacterized protein LOC104773731: MAIAAKARFAEEQRDIGYCQLFVDSLSGPALTWFSRLKANSIDNFTQLSKAFLTHYQIFIKRGVMNSDLWEMAQEPGKSIDSFLGRFKEKLANVSVQEDTTIAAFRKGLLPGSPLRKDLNIRETKDLDDALHQASRYALMEEEDARLAAKKTSTPSYLPKAKSRDEHHEPRKHHDPQDRKKGIIHTVSEVDSQNSQPSDPKELYSDFHMIAGHSTHECVHLKNYLYGKYLSGEVEAVFEPKSIRRDRGRRGGWRGGRSNGGHGTGGRGRGYMNNGPANDIQQPANQVLANHQEEMPQVDELPGPPKRQRGQNPERAK; encoded by the coding sequence ATGGCAATAGCGGCAAAAGCGCGATTCGCCGAGGAACAGAGAGACATCGGATACTGCCAGCTGTTCGTCGATAGCCTTTCCGGACCCGCCTTAACTTGGTTCTCAAGGCTTAAGGCAAATTCGATCGATAACTTCACCCAGTTGTCAAAGGCTTTTCTCACACACTATCAAATTTTCATCAAGCGAGGCGTGATGAATTCAGACCTTTGGGAGATGGCCCAAGAACCCGGCAAATCCATCGATAGTTTCTTAGGCAGGTTTAAGGAGAAATTGGCAAACGTCTCCGTTCAAGAAGACACCACAATCGCTGCCTTCAGGAAGGGTCTACTTCCTGGATCCCCGTTGCGGAAGGATCTTAATATCCGGGAAACCAAAGACCTCGATGATGCGCTGCACCAAGCCTCCCGCTACGCACTCATGGAGGAAGAGGACGCACGATTGGCAGCGAAAAAAACCTCCACACCGTCGTATCTCCCGAAGGCTAAAAGTCGCGACGAGCATCACGAGCCCCGGAAGCATCACGACCCTCAGGATCGGAAGAAGGGCATCATCCATACAGTCTCCGAAGTGGACAGCCAAAATAGCCAACCGTCCGACCCAAAGGAGTTATATTCCGATTTCCACATGATCGCCGGTCATTCCACCCACGAGTGTGTCCATCTAAAGAATTACCTGTATGGAAAATACCTTTCTGGTGAAGTCGAAGCTGTCTTTGAGCCGAAGAGCATCCGCAGAGATAGAGGTCGCCGAGGAGGATGGCGAGGTGGACGATCTAACGGTGGCCATGGTACAGGAGGCCGTGGACGAGGCTACATGAACAATGGCCCGGCCAACGATATTCAACAGCCAGCCAACCAAGTGTTGGCAAATCATCAAGAAGAAATGCCCCAGGTGGACGAACTGCCTGGTCCTCCCAAGCGACAGAGAGGGCAGAATCCTGAGCGCGCCAAATAA